A part of Mycolicibacterium sp. TUM20985 genomic DNA contains:
- a CDS encoding aldehyde dehydrogenase family protein: MTTAEPRSDPATITVRNPADGRTVGSVPVDEPDTVAAKARELRLAQTEWESIGPRSRKTWMLKWQNWVLDNADHLTEVLMSETGKSRGDASVEPVAVADAIDYWAGNAEAFLTDRTAKPHTPLYRVKKLTTVYRPFPLVGIIEPWNFPLAMLALDVVPALAAGAAVMLKPSEVTPLSAVEFVRGWVEVGALPVLAVSTGYAATGQAVIQNSDYVHFTGSTATGRKVAVACAERLTPFSLELGGKDPAIVLADADLDRAANGIAWGGMFNSGQVCISVERVFVEAPVYDEFVGKLTERVRNIKQGSESGGGLRYDTGAMATAAQRDIVERHVNEATAAGARILTGGTKTGVGTFFSPTVLADVDPAMSCMTEETFGPTLPVLKVADEEEAIRMANDSTYGLSASVWTGDTKRGQRVARRLECGAVNINDALINVFCPSLPMGGWKDSGIGYRAGGPNGVLKFCRQQAITAPRIPTQKSEPLWYSAPKGQYRFALAAMRAFSAHGWRRLGGHLGTSSRMSPDGTGRTG, from the coding sequence ATGACGACGGCCGAGCCGCGCAGCGATCCAGCCACCATCACCGTCCGAAACCCTGCCGACGGGCGCACGGTCGGCTCGGTTCCCGTCGACGAACCCGATACCGTCGCTGCCAAGGCGAGAGAGCTACGGTTGGCGCAAACCGAGTGGGAGTCCATCGGCCCTCGTAGCCGCAAGACGTGGATGCTCAAGTGGCAGAACTGGGTTCTCGACAACGCGGACCACCTCACCGAGGTATTGATGTCGGAAACCGGCAAGTCGCGCGGCGATGCCAGCGTCGAGCCGGTCGCCGTAGCCGACGCCATCGACTACTGGGCCGGAAATGCCGAGGCGTTTCTCACCGACCGCACCGCCAAGCCGCATACCCCGCTGTATCGGGTGAAGAAGCTGACCACTGTGTACCGGCCCTTCCCCCTGGTCGGGATCATCGAACCGTGGAACTTTCCACTGGCCATGTTGGCTCTGGACGTAGTGCCCGCACTGGCAGCCGGCGCCGCGGTGATGCTCAAGCCTTCCGAAGTGACGCCACTATCAGCGGTCGAGTTCGTCCGCGGCTGGGTGGAAGTCGGCGCCTTGCCGGTGCTCGCAGTGTCCACCGGGTACGCCGCCACGGGACAGGCGGTGATTCAGAACTCCGACTACGTCCACTTCACCGGGTCGACGGCCACCGGCCGCAAGGTCGCCGTGGCGTGCGCTGAGCGGCTGACTCCTTTCAGTCTCGAACTCGGCGGCAAGGACCCCGCCATCGTGCTGGCCGACGCCGACCTGGACCGTGCAGCCAACGGCATCGCCTGGGGCGGCATGTTCAACTCGGGGCAGGTGTGCATCTCGGTGGAAAGGGTGTTCGTGGAAGCGCCCGTCTACGACGAGTTCGTGGGCAAGCTCACCGAGCGCGTCCGAAACATCAAGCAAGGCAGCGAGTCCGGTGGCGGTCTCAGGTACGACACCGGAGCCATGGCCACGGCCGCGCAACGCGACATCGTCGAAAGACATGTCAACGAGGCGACCGCAGCCGGGGCGCGCATTCTGACCGGCGGCACCAAGACGGGGGTCGGCACGTTCTTCAGCCCCACCGTGCTCGCCGACGTCGACCCGGCCATGTCGTGTATGACCGAAGAGACGTTCGGACCGACCCTGCCGGTGCTGAAGGTGGCTGACGAGGAAGAGGCCATCCGCATGGCCAACGACTCGACCTACGGCCTGTCCGCCTCGGTGTGGACCGGGGACACCAAGCGGGGTCAACGGGTGGCACGCCGCTTGGAGTGCGGCGCGGTGAACATCAACGACGCCCTGATCAACGTGTTCTGCCCGTCGTTGCCGATGGGCGGCTGGAAGGACTCGGGCATCGGGTACCGGGCGGGCGGGCCCAACGGAGTGCTCAAGTTCTGTCGCCAGCAGGCGATCACTGCCCCGCGAATCCCGACCCAGAAGTCCGAACCGCTGTGGTACTCCGCGCCCAAGGGTCAGTACCGCTTCGCGCTGGCCGCCATGCGCGCATTCTCCGCCCACGGGTGGCGCCGGCTCGGCGGACATCTCGGCACCTCTTCGCGGATGAGTCCCGATGGAACTGGGCGTACGGGTTGA
- a CDS encoding lipid-transfer protein, whose product MSGRVFVVGTGMTKFEKPGRRENWNFPDMVKESVPAALADAGLEYSDIQTAFASFVQAPTCSGQRALYEVGLTGIPVINVNNACASGSTGLFLARQAVSSGALDCALAVGFEQMAPGSLSLDTGGLPTPLDKHLGVLAEMGPFSGAPLTLEMFARAGMEHIQKYGSTPEHFGWIGWKNHHHSVNNPYAQFQKDFTLEEVMASAAVAPPLTKLQCSPTSDGSAASILASERFVDEHDLWAKAIEIIGQALETDQQSSFDPPSAIKVVGADVSARAARRAYDMAGVGPEDIDVIELHDCFSVNEVLTYEALGMAAEGEGHLLVDKQDTTYGGRWVVNPSGGLISKGHPLGATGLAQCNELTWQLRGTADARQVDGAVYALQHNLGLGGAGVVTIYAKPTR is encoded by the coding sequence ATGAGCGGACGCGTTTTCGTCGTGGGAACCGGAATGACCAAGTTCGAGAAGCCGGGTCGCCGGGAGAACTGGAACTTCCCCGACATGGTCAAAGAATCGGTGCCGGCCGCCCTGGCCGATGCCGGGTTGGAGTACTCCGACATTCAAACCGCGTTCGCCAGTTTCGTTCAGGCACCGACGTGCTCGGGTCAGCGCGCACTCTACGAAGTCGGCCTCACCGGCATTCCGGTGATCAACGTCAACAACGCCTGTGCCTCCGGGTCCACCGGCCTCTTCCTGGCCCGGCAGGCGGTCTCTTCCGGTGCGCTGGACTGCGCACTGGCGGTGGGTTTCGAGCAGATGGCACCCGGAAGCCTCAGCCTGGACACCGGCGGCCTGCCGACTCCATTGGACAAGCATCTGGGCGTGCTGGCCGAGATGGGTCCGTTCAGCGGCGCCCCGCTCACTCTGGAGATGTTCGCCCGCGCCGGCATGGAACACATTCAGAAATACGGTTCCACACCGGAACATTTCGGCTGGATCGGCTGGAAGAACCACCACCACTCGGTCAACAACCCGTACGCCCAGTTCCAGAAGGACTTCACCCTCGAAGAGGTGATGGCGTCGGCCGCCGTCGCGCCGCCGCTGACCAAGCTGCAGTGCTCGCCGACCTCGGACGGTTCGGCGGCGAGCATCTTGGCCAGCGAGCGGTTCGTCGACGAGCACGATCTCTGGGCCAAGGCCATCGAGATCATCGGCCAAGCTCTGGAAACCGACCAGCAGTCCAGCTTCGACCCGCCATCGGCCATCAAGGTCGTCGGTGCGGATGTCTCGGCGCGCGCCGCCCGACGCGCGTACGACATGGCCGGCGTGGGACCCGAGGACATCGATGTCATCGAGTTGCACGACTGCTTCTCGGTCAACGAGGTGCTCACCTACGAGGCCCTCGGCATGGCAGCCGAGGGTGAGGGACACCTGCTGGTCGACAAGCAGGACACCACTTACGGCGGACGCTGGGTGGTCAACCCCTCCGGCGGGCTGATCTCCAAGGGCCACCCGCTCGGGGCGACCGGACTGGCCCAGTGCAACGAGCTGACCTGGCAACTGCGCGGAACCGCCGATGCCCGCCAGGTCGACGGCGCCGTATACGCACTGCAGCACAACCTCGGACTGGGCGGCGCCGGAGTCGTCACGATCTACGCCAAGCCCACCCGCTGA
- a CDS encoding thiolase family protein codes for MTNAVIIDGVRTPVGRRGGALAGWHPTDLLAQTLQTLVDRTGIDSALLDDVIVGCALTRGEQGSNFARYGVLAAGLPESLPATTIDRQCGSGQQAVHFAAQAVRSGDYRFAIAAGVDSMSRVPLGELFDPSLGPGPWYGQRSQMRYHGGLGAQGPAAEAVIQKWGLTREELDDFSAESHRRADAATEAGFFADHLVGIDGLTRDEGIRSDIDRAKMWTLRTVFADDGAITAANSSQISDGAAALLIADEDGARTAGLRPKAAIRAMTVAADDPVLQFTAVLPAARSALDRAGLSIEDIDRVEVNEAFACVPVLFAKEFGIGFDRLNVNGGSIAIGHPLGSTGARMMTDLVYELHRSGSRYGMLTICEGGGMANCTIIERIDG; via the coding sequence ATGACGAACGCGGTCATCATCGACGGTGTGCGCACGCCGGTCGGGCGGCGCGGCGGGGCCTTGGCAGGCTGGCATCCCACCGACCTGCTCGCCCAGACTTTGCAGACCCTCGTCGATCGCACCGGTATCGATTCCGCCCTTCTCGACGATGTGATCGTCGGATGTGCACTGACCCGGGGGGAACAAGGCTCCAATTTCGCCCGCTACGGTGTCCTCGCCGCAGGATTGCCGGAATCGCTGCCTGCCACCACCATTGACCGCCAATGTGGATCCGGCCAGCAGGCAGTGCATTTCGCCGCTCAAGCCGTGCGCAGTGGCGACTATCGCTTTGCCATCGCCGCCGGAGTCGACTCGATGAGCCGGGTGCCACTCGGTGAACTGTTCGACCCGTCACTGGGTCCCGGACCCTGGTATGGGCAGCGCTCGCAGATGCGCTACCACGGCGGCCTGGGCGCGCAGGGTCCAGCCGCCGAGGCCGTCATCCAAAAATGGGGACTGACCCGCGAGGAACTCGACGACTTCAGCGCCGAGAGCCACCGAAGGGCGGACGCCGCCACTGAGGCTGGATTCTTCGCCGATCACCTGGTGGGCATCGATGGCCTGACCCGCGACGAGGGCATCCGATCCGACATCGACCGGGCCAAGATGTGGACTCTGCGAACGGTTTTCGCTGACGACGGTGCCATCACCGCGGCAAACTCCTCCCAGATCAGCGACGGCGCGGCCGCACTGCTGATCGCCGACGAGGATGGGGCCCGCACGGCGGGTCTTCGTCCCAAGGCGGCCATCCGGGCGATGACGGTGGCCGCTGACGACCCCGTTCTCCAATTCACCGCCGTACTGCCGGCAGCCCGCAGCGCCCTCGACAGAGCAGGCCTGAGTATCGAGGACATCGACCGGGTGGAGGTCAACGAGGCGTTCGCCTGCGTTCCAGTGCTTTTCGCCAAGGAGTTCGGGATCGGGTTCGACCGGCTCAACGTCAACGGCGGGTCGATCGCCATCGGCCATCCCCTGGGCTCCACAGGCGCCCGGATGATGACCGACCTGGTCTACGAACTGCATCGGTCCGGATCCCGTTACGGGATGTTGACCATCTGCGAGGGCGGCGGGATGGCGAACTGCACGATCATCGAGCGGATCGACGGCTGA
- a CDS encoding SCP2 sterol-binding domain-containing protein, protein MPAFTEPGELRRYVGAVFEHALADDDLGPKLSGLGIVLRMVTTDPDDQLTVDLTNKVVGAEDTTPNTTMHLSSETANGFWQGKVNIQAAMARRKVKVDGKLAPLMGLLPAARQLFPVYVDVLRGDGRTDLIVD, encoded by the coding sequence ATGCCTGCCTTCACTGAACCCGGTGAACTTCGTCGTTACGTCGGCGCGGTGTTCGAGCACGCCCTGGCGGACGATGACCTGGGCCCGAAGCTGTCCGGCTTGGGCATCGTGCTGCGAATGGTCACCACCGATCCCGACGACCAGCTGACGGTGGACCTGACCAACAAGGTCGTCGGCGCCGAGGACACCACGCCGAACACCACCATGCACCTCTCCTCGGAGACCGCCAACGGATTCTGGCAGGGCAAGGTCAACATTCAGGCCGCGATGGCCCGCCGCAAGGTGAAGGTCGACGGCAAGCTGGCACCGCTGATGGGCCTGCTGCCGGCGGCGCGACAACTCTTCCCCGTCTACGTCGACGTACTTCGCGGTGACGGCCGCACCGACCTCATCGTCGACTGA
- a CDS encoding MaoC/PaaZ C-terminal domain-containing protein — MPIDPSIVGSDLGSYRTSWDADDVILYHLGLGGGVPQTDAGELEYCLEDRLKVLPSFSVNGPMATMAAVLALEGVSFPPTALLHGEHEMIVHQPLPRSATVTHSGRVAELWDKGKAALLVVEADTCAADGSTLVTNRYHAFIRGEGGFGGDKGESRSVELPDRKPDVSVQRPIMVQQALLYRLCGDKNPMHSDPAIAKLGGFDFPLLHGLCTYGMALKAAVDELLGGDVTAVAKYSTRFAQPVFPGETLQIDMWREDKQILLSVGVVGREGAALANTVIDLAGGGAPQWN; from the coding sequence ATGCCGATCGACCCGTCCATCGTGGGAAGCGATCTGGGTTCTTACCGCACCTCGTGGGATGCCGATGACGTGATCCTCTATCACCTGGGTCTGGGAGGCGGTGTGCCGCAGACCGATGCGGGCGAACTGGAGTACTGCTTGGAGGACCGTCTCAAGGTGCTGCCGAGCTTTTCGGTGAACGGGCCGATGGCGACGATGGCGGCGGTCCTCGCGCTGGAGGGTGTCAGCTTTCCGCCGACGGCGCTACTGCATGGCGAGCACGAGATGATCGTGCACCAGCCGCTACCCAGGTCGGCGACGGTCACCCATAGCGGTCGGGTGGCCGAACTGTGGGACAAGGGAAAAGCCGCTCTGCTGGTGGTGGAAGCCGACACCTGTGCGGCCGACGGGTCGACGCTGGTGACCAACCGGTATCACGCCTTCATCCGGGGCGAGGGCGGCTTCGGCGGTGACAAGGGGGAAAGCCGTTCGGTGGAACTGCCCGACCGTAAGCCGGACGTCTCGGTGCAGCGGCCGATCATGGTCCAGCAGGCTCTGCTCTATCGGCTGTGCGGCGACAAGAACCCGATGCACTCCGACCCGGCCATCGCCAAACTGGGCGGTTTCGACTTTCCGCTGCTACACGGCCTGTGTACCTATGGCATGGCGCTGAAGGCGGCGGTGGACGAGCTGCTCGGCGGCGACGTCACCGCGGTGGCGAAGTACTCGACGCGGTTCGCCCAACCGGTCTTTCCCGGTGAGACGCTCCAGATCGACATGTGGCGCGAGGACAAACAGATTCTCCTGAGCGTCGGGGTCGTGGGCCGCGAGGGCGCTGCGCTCGCGAACACCGTCATCGACCTCGCTGGCGGCGGTGCGCCCCAGTGGAATTGA
- a CDS encoding SDR family NAD(P)-dependent oxidoreductase, giving the protein MSGFAGKVVVVTGAGSGIGRALAAELGRRGAAVAISDIDTEGLSATERLLTSIGASVRADRLDVTEREQFLLYADQINAHFGRVNQIYNNAGIGFSGDVEVSSFKDIERVMDIDFWGVVNGTKAFLPHLIASGDGHIINVSSVFGLFAMPGQAAYNSAKFAVRGFTEALRMEMTMAKNPVKVTTVHPGGIQTPIVRNMSGADGVDTATMAQVFDAKLARTSPEKAANVILDGVARNKPRVLIGNDAKVFDLFVRVTGSGYQRVLMALTGRFLPPAR; this is encoded by the coding sequence ATGTCTGGATTCGCCGGGAAAGTCGTCGTGGTCACCGGAGCCGGGTCGGGTATCGGTCGGGCGCTGGCCGCCGAACTGGGGCGCCGCGGCGCGGCGGTGGCGATCAGCGACATCGACACCGAGGGCTTGTCGGCGACTGAGCGGCTCCTGACCTCGATCGGTGCGTCCGTCAGAGCAGACCGCCTCGACGTGACCGAACGCGAGCAGTTCCTGCTCTACGCAGATCAGATCAACGCCCATTTCGGCAGGGTGAACCAGATCTACAACAATGCCGGCATCGGCTTCAGCGGCGATGTCGAGGTCAGCTCGTTCAAGGACATCGAGCGGGTGATGGACATCGACTTCTGGGGTGTGGTCAACGGCACCAAGGCATTCCTGCCGCACCTGATCGCCTCCGGCGACGGGCACATCATCAACGTCTCGAGCGTCTTCGGACTGTTCGCAATGCCGGGACAGGCCGCCTACAACTCGGCCAAGTTCGCTGTGCGCGGGTTCACCGAGGCCCTCCGAATGGAGATGACGATGGCGAAGAATCCGGTGAAGGTCACCACGGTGCATCCCGGTGGCATCCAGACGCCCATCGTCCGAAACATGAGCGGCGCCGACGGTGTCGACACGGCCACCATGGCACAGGTTTTCGACGCCAAGCTGGCCCGCACCTCACCGGAGAAGGCGGCCAACGTCATTCTGGACGGGGTGGCCAGAAACAAGCCCCGGGTACTCATCGGCAACGACGCCAAGGTCTTCGACCTCTTCGTGCGGGTCACTGGATCGGGCTACCAACGGGTGCTCATGGCCTTGACGGGCCGTTTCCTGCCACCTGCGCGCTGA
- a CDS encoding ferredoxin: MRILVDESKCVGVALCENRLPQLFEVSDDGFVIANPGDVPADLLGEVRLAVEHCPSGALGLVD; this comes from the coding sequence GTGCGGATCCTGGTGGACGAGAGCAAGTGCGTAGGTGTCGCCTTGTGCGAGAACCGGCTCCCGCAGTTGTTCGAGGTTTCCGATGACGGGTTCGTGATCGCGAACCCCGGTGATGTTCCCGCCGACCTGCTCGGCGAGGTGCGGCTGGCCGTCGAACACTGCCCCAGCGGGGCACTGGGTCTCGTCGACTGA
- a CDS encoding SDR family oxidoreductase, whose product MADIRFDEQVAVVTGAGHGLGRTYALELARRGAAVVVNDLGVDVHGLGTGPAAQVVVDEIKQAGGRAVANTDSVATPEGGQSIVDAAINSFGRIDVLINNAGILRDKSFHNLSFQEMDDIFDVHLRGAFYVSQPAYKVMREQKYGRFLFTSSAAGLFGNFGQTNYSAAKLGLVGLSNTIAIEGAKNGIKSNAIAPVARTRLTEELFGAMAEVTDPEFITPLVMYLCSRNCELSHEVFSVGAGRYARAFIGVNEGWFSGKGGVPTAEDVAAHMDQVRDLSDYIIPDDANGELAIIAKVLG is encoded by the coding sequence ATGGCGGACATCAGGTTTGACGAGCAGGTTGCCGTCGTTACCGGCGCAGGACACGGACTGGGCCGCACCTACGCACTGGAGCTGGCGCGCCGCGGCGCGGCGGTGGTCGTCAACGACCTCGGGGTCGACGTTCACGGGCTCGGCACGGGTCCCGCCGCACAGGTCGTCGTCGACGAGATCAAACAGGCGGGCGGACGGGCCGTGGCCAATACGGACTCGGTCGCAACACCGGAGGGCGGACAGTCGATCGTCGATGCAGCGATCAACAGCTTCGGCCGGATCGACGTCCTCATCAACAACGCCGGAATCCTGCGCGACAAGAGCTTTCACAACTTGTCCTTCCAGGAGATGGACGACATCTTCGACGTGCATCTGCGCGGCGCCTTTTACGTCAGCCAACCCGCCTACAAAGTCATGCGAGAACAGAAGTACGGCCGATTCCTGTTCACCTCCTCAGCCGCCGGCCTCTTCGGCAACTTCGGGCAGACCAACTACTCTGCGGCGAAGCTAGGCCTGGTGGGGTTGTCGAACACCATCGCAATCGAAGGCGCCAAGAACGGCATCAAGTCCAATGCCATCGCCCCTGTCGCCCGCACGCGGCTCACCGAGGAGTTATTCGGTGCGATGGCCGAAGTCACCGACCCGGAGTTCATCACTCCGCTGGTGATGTACCTGTGCTCACGCAACTGCGAATTGAGCCACGAGGTCTTCTCCGTAGGCGCGGGGCGTTACGCCCGGGCGTTCATCGGGGTCAATGAAGGGTGGTTCTCCGGCAAAGGTGGCGTCCCGACTGCCGAGGACGTCGCCGCACACATGGATCAGGTCCGCGACCTGAGCGACTACATCATCCCCGACGACGCGAACGGCGAACTCGCGATAATCGCCAAGGTGCTCGGCTAG